The following are encoded in a window of Candidatus Paceibacterota bacterium genomic DNA:
- a CDS encoding KamA family radical SAM protein, producing the protein MSSENGDEPPSCSATGTLKEFRPAGRGFWANVPDADWNDWHWQLKHRITTVEQLERLMPTLTPEEIAGARLANHKLALAITPYFFNLIDPADENCPIRWQVIPRVAETHVAPWEMSDPCGEDSHSPVPGLVHRYPDRVLFLVTDRCAAYCRYCTRSRLVSNASGYDFHPEFNRQIDYVRLHPEVRDVLLSGGDPLLFSDDKLEHLLSRLRAIPHVEFLRIGTRIPIFLPQRITPELCAMFRKYHPLFVSIHSNHPRELTVEAREALGRLADAGIPLGNQSVLLRNVNDNPAVMKAHVQKLLLCRVKPYYLYQCDLIAGSAHLRTSVRKGLEVMENLRGHTTGYAVPEYVIDAPGGGGKVPVTPEYVLSRNAERVVIRNYEGRIFEYPEASDGTPLLAPPREIEEPELV; encoded by the coding sequence ATGTCATCGGAGAACGGCGACGAGCCTCCCTCGTGTAGCGCGACAGGCACGCTCAAAGAGTTCCGCCCGGCCGGGCGGGGCTTCTGGGCCAACGTGCCGGACGCGGATTGGAACGACTGGCACTGGCAACTCAAGCATCGGATTACCACCGTCGAGCAGCTCGAACGCCTGATGCCGACGCTCACGCCGGAGGAGATCGCCGGCGCGAGACTGGCCAACCACAAGCTGGCGCTGGCCATCACGCCCTATTTCTTCAACCTCATTGACCCGGCGGACGAGAATTGCCCTATTCGCTGGCAGGTCATCCCGCGCGTGGCGGAAACGCACGTCGCCCCCTGGGAGATGAGCGATCCGTGCGGGGAGGACTCCCATTCGCCCGTGCCCGGGCTGGTGCACCGGTATCCGGACCGGGTGCTGTTCCTGGTCACCGACCGGTGCGCGGCGTATTGCCGCTACTGCACCCGGTCGCGCCTCGTGAGCAACGCCAGCGGCTACGACTTCCACCCCGAATTCAACCGGCAGATTGACTACGTGCGGCTCCATCCGGAAGTGCGCGACGTGCTGCTGAGCGGGGGCGACCCGCTCCTGTTCAGCGACGACAAGCTGGAACATCTGTTGAGCCGGCTGCGCGCCATCCCGCACGTGGAGTTCCTGCGGATCGGCACGCGCATCCCGATCTTCCTGCCGCAGCGCATCACCCCGGAGCTATGCGCCATGTTCCGCAAATATCACCCGCTCTTCGTCAGCATCCACTCCAATCACCCAAGGGAGTTGACGGTTGAGGCGCGCGAAGCCCTGGGGCGACTGGCCGACGCGGGCATTCCGCTGGGCAACCAGTCGGTGCTGCTGCGGAATGTGAATGACAATCCGGCGGTGATGAAGGCGCACGTGCAGAAGCTGCTGCTCTGCCGCGTGAAACCTTACTACCTCTACCAGTGCGACCTGATTGCAGGCTCGGCCCATTTGCGCACCAGCGTCCGCAAGGGGCTGGAGGTTATGGAGAACCTGCGCGGGCACACGACCGGCTACGCCGTGCCGGAATACGTGATTGACGCCCCCGGCGGCGGCGGCAAGGTGCCAGTGACGCCGGAATACGTGCTTAGCCGCAACGCCGAGCGCGTGGTGATAAGAA
- the thiE gene encoding thiamine phosphate synthase, giving the protein MKPLSECRLYAFVDTAYLHGRTPAVVAQQLCDGGADLVQLRAKLSQPDEVRRMAEEILPVTQRAGVGLVINDYPALAWELGAEFCHLGQEDFFGAGYTEVSQLATGSGPDGMLAEGKRAGNARVRIGLSTAAPEQARRAEAAGADYLGVGPVFPTGTKPSARAVTLEYVRWAAANVRVPWFAIGGINLENVRDVLAAGATRVCVVSAILNAGDLAATCRRFKAHLCAARSEG; this is encoded by the coding sequence ATGAAACCGCTATCGGAATGCCGGCTTTATGCCTTTGTGGATACCGCTTACCTGCACGGAAGGACGCCGGCGGTGGTCGCGCAGCAACTCTGCGACGGCGGCGCGGACTTGGTCCAACTCCGCGCCAAGCTCTCTCAGCCTGACGAGGTGCGGCGCATGGCCGAGGAGATCCTGCCTGTGACGCAGCGGGCAGGAGTCGGCCTGGTGATCAACGATTATCCGGCGCTCGCCTGGGAACTGGGCGCGGAGTTCTGCCACCTGGGGCAGGAGGACTTCTTTGGCGCAGGCTATACCGAGGTTTCTCAGCTCGCGACTGGAAGCGGCCCTGATGGAATGCTGGCGGAGGGGAAGCGGGCCGGCAACGCCCGAGTCAGGATTGGACTGAGCACAGCCGCGCCGGAACAGGCTCGGCGGGCGGAGGCGGCAGGGGCGGATTATTTGGGCGTCGGGCCGGTGTTTCCGACCGGCACCAAGCCATCGGCCAGGGCGGTGACGCTCGAGTATGTGCGCTGGGCAGCGGCGAACGTCCGCGTTCCGTGGTTCGCGATTGGTGGAATCAATCTGGAGAATGTGCGCGACGTGCTGGCCGCAGGCGCCACGCGCGTCTGCGTGGTGTCGGCGATTCTCAACGCGGGTGACCTTGCCGCCACTTGCCGCAGGTTCAAGGCCCACCTTTGTGCGGCTCGCTCCGAAGGGTGA